The Siniperca chuatsi isolate FFG_IHB_CAS linkage group LG17, ASM2008510v1, whole genome shotgun sequence genomic sequence AGGACCTGCACCCTCCTCACCGTCCTCAGTGGTGTTTTCTTCCTCGTCCCCTGCCCTGCCTCCAGGAGGTCCGCTCTCACCGTCTTGTTCTGAGGAGCTACCTGGTCCTTCTCCCCCTGTGGCTGCACGCTTCCTGGTCATGGGGGGACCCTGAGGACACAAAAAGGGAGACAGACTAAACATTTGCAGTATTGATACAAAAGGCAAGCAAAAAGGGGAATTTATATCTTGATAAACACTATTGCTGTGTCCAAATTCCATATTACATATAATTAATAACAAAGACAGTatacaacttttataacttacACAGCCCGCACGcccaaaagcaaacaaacaaaaaacaaaacataaaaaaatcctAAAATTACTAATAAACTGAACAATTCCACTTTACGTACTACATAATAATTGaatacagtatactgtttttgcagttagaatacaaaaactttactgttttataaTAACAGGAAATTATGCAATATTTACACTGACAAGCAATCAGTGATTTTTTTCACTGTACGttaaacttcacaaagagaaaacaaaatgtctttccAAAGATTTATACctatttttggttttctgtAGCCGTCACACCATCACCTGcaatttatttgtatttcttcCAGCCATGAGcagcttttccatttcttttgtgcattgcattgtgggacaatagtgtACACTAACAGCAGACTCACAAATCAAGGTCTTTTTAAGTATGCATACTGACTTTTTAAGTAAACCTAATTTTGTCACTTTCCAGTGTGAACATTACAAAGCCTGCTTAGAATTACTGTCCAGAAACAGAGAGAACTATACTACACTGTCTGGACTCACCTGTCCATCTGTGGTTCTGTGATGGAGCCGAATATGCTTGTCCAGTAAAAACCGACTGCCAAAGGTTCGTTTGCCTTCTGTGCAATATCTGGAAAGAAATTAGGCAGGGTTAAATCACTTCATTCAGCACTGAGATTACACTAGATTATAGAAATTCTAGGCCTAATTAATATATCCTGACTGATACTGAATTTTTGAGGCCTATACTGATATCAATATTGTAAAAAATCTCATAAATATATATTGGCCAACAGtaatttttaacataaacacataacttaaacttaaactaacataactattttgataaggatcccttagttttgttttttttaaagaattgtgacacATTGcatttgtcagtgctctctggtggacaaactatgtaatggtatCACTGTTTCTGAATGACttcaaacctagtttggcatttctgttctACAATTTTCTGTTACTTATCGGGCAACAATTGCAcaatactgatatatctgcaatCAGCTAATATGACGGATTTATCAGTCTACCTCCACTAGTTTACATGCCTAAATAAAgtaaaacttttttctttttagaaaaaaaattgaaaaagaggaaaacattaaaatctttAGTTGTGAGTAAGTTTGTGTCTGACAAACtataaaacatgtatttgatGAAAGCTAAAATGACTTACTGGCAATGGAAGACTCTCTTATTGCCCTCATGAATGACACGCTCGTGACGTCTCAGGCTGGAAGACGTGCTGAACGTGCCTCCACAAATACGACAAGGGAACTTTGGAgttgacagcacacacacagagaggcagagggagataACATAAAAAGATAGTAAGTCTCAGTCAAATGTGCAACAGTACGGACAGGAAATGAACAACAGCCTCCACCCATACCCACACCATCCAGTATGGGTGGTTCTTTTTCCGCTTTACCTTCCACATAAGAGGTCATTTTCCATCCACAAAATACTAGTAGCTAGTTAAACAGTTCAGATTTGGTGCACTGAAGCCCATTCAATACATAAGtcgaaaataaataatagaggTAGTATGCCACACCTTGCCGTGCTCCATCTTCACATGACTCAGATAGTCTTCGTTGTCAGTGAAGGTGGCCTGACACTGGGGACACGTCCACTCAGTCTGGGCGGGGGGTTGACTGCTGCCCCCCGTGGAGGTCGGGTGTGTCCCTGGAGCCTCGTAGTCCTCGTCCGCATCGTCATCATCgtcgtcttcctcctcttcttcttcctcctcctgttcccGCCCCCAGTCCTCTCCGTCAGAGTTGTCAGGTTTTCCAGAGGATTTTGATTTGACGCCAGAGGGACCGGAAGCGTTGGCCGGGGCTGAGGCAGGGTTAGAAGCATCGGACTGAGGCTCTGTCTGTTTGGCTGAAGGTCCTCTGTGAGCGGTCTGGAGGGACAACATTCAAGTGTGAGAGAACAGAAAGATATACAGAGCATTCGAAATGAATTCATTTAACTACTCTAACTGCACACAAAAAGATAATCTGACCCACAAAAACTTATTTCTGTTACTAAAGCAACTACTGTACTTGGTATAGAACTTAGGACAAGGTCACCGGAGAGGAACCTTGCTAAGACCGAACCAAGAAATTGCTGTATGCCTTTGTTGACACCACATTCACTGTAGAAAGCAAAGAATGGGCAACAAATTAAGGCAAAAAGGCTAATTCATGATTTGCAGTGACATTATGCTGTATCTATTCAAATTAATATCTAAAATCTATGATCTCTGAATGTTTACCCATCAGAAAACACACCTTAATATGCTCCATCATTGATCCTTTCTGGGCGTAGAGCTTGGTGCAGTCAGGACACTTGAACACGTGTACTTTTTGCTTGGCTAAATGAGTGTCAAAGTGCATGTACAGCAAGGGTTTTTGGGTAAAAACCGtatcacacatcacacacttGTAGATCATTCtgcaaaaggagaaaaatacagacaaaagaaTTCATATTTTAGGGATCTATTTCCAAAACGTGACCATAATTTTCAAACATCCTTTGAAGATATTTCTCTACATgcgagttgaaaatgttttggtagAAGTAGAACACGTACTTGGCCTGTCCTCCAGTGAGCGTTGGGTGCTGGGTGCTGATGTGGCTCTGGGCGCTAGGGGAAGACTTGAAAGCCATGGGGCAGCTGGGGCACTTGTGGAAGACCTCGCAGTGAGCAGTCTGAATGTGGGACTTGATTGAGTTCAACCCTCCAAACACGACCTGGCAGCTTGAGCACCTAGACAAGATCATGATACACAGTATGATGTATTATGGCTCttagacaaacacatttttatagaaATGTACTTGAGTTGATATTCAGTGatatgaacattttcaaatctgTCTCGGGTGTGTATACCCTAAAAAGTACACTACAGACAGATCTCAAATTACATCAGTAGacaagtgttttgtgtttgcacttGATGCCCAATGTAAGCTATTGGCAAACTGCAAAATTAGTCATTTcgtacagaaaatgtaaaatgcaaaattgataaaatatacaatttaaCCAACAAGACAAGTTGCATATAGTATGCTTATGCTTAATTTACAACAATGATGACTGGTATGTTGTGCATGCCTACTGGttactgaaaataaatcaaaatggtGATCATATTTTCTCAGATCTATAACAGCAGTTGTATAAATTGAGATCTGAGTCTTTGTTAAATTTAGAAACTAAATGAATACTGAGGTTTTTAAGAGCTGTTGATGATGCTAACCACAGGACAAACTAAGTTTTTAAAGCATTCAAGCTGGCCTAACCAGAATTcaattaagtttgttttttcccccctagtGCCCTGGgtcatctaaaaaaaaacaaacaaaaaaaaaaactggcctATCTGAAGTAAATTAtctgtgctctctctctttgtcgGGGTATTAAATCAAAGCCTAGAATTCACTTGAAATAATATTATAGGATCATTTAGCAAACTTTAAAAATATGGGATATGATGACAGATCTTAATGATGGTTTTGTGAAGCGTCTCCACACCTGTATCCAATGCGCCTGGCAAAGTGCAGACAGGCCTCCTCCAGGTGGGTCTGGAAGCTGGCCTGCCGGGCGATGCCGCCACACTCTGGACAGACATGAGGCGCTCTGTGTTTATGGATCCTCTGGTGGGCGGACACGGCACACGAGTTAGGCAGCATCATGGGAGGCGAGCATTGCGTACATGTCTGAAACAGGAGAAAGGGAAACAATCTGATCTGACAATCTGAATAAAACAATCACTGACCACCAGCATTTCATAACAGCAGGTATCAGCAGCACGAAACAAAGACTCACTGAGTTGGGAGCAGCTCTGATCTGCTGAAAGTGGGTGACCAGCTCAGCCTTGCCAGAGAATTGCGTTTGGCACTCTGGACATTTGAAGTTGTTGTACTGCAGCCCCTCTGCCTTCTTGCAAGGCAGAGGCATCAGTGCCTGGGGGCCCTGAGGTGCACGGCGGACCGGTCGAGGCTGGGCTGTTGCTGGAGATGAAGCATCCTTCATTGGGCTGGAGTTGGCAGAGACGGCGGGGCCCCCGGGTGTGGTAGAAGGAGAGGAgactggaggagaggaggacgaaGAGGAGAGCAGGCCTGGTCAGCCAACGGTGGAAATCAGAAGACACAAATGGGACGTGGTCAATGGAGATGAATCacaaatgaatgatgatgttTTTCATGAAATATTATCAGactaacatgtttttgttgttcttaaATGACTCTTTACactaacagaaataaaaatgtatgatgtagagctgaaaagattagtcgatcaacagatacaatacaaaataatgccAAAAATGGCATTTATGCAAAACTTATACTAGGgctgcaatgattagttgattactTCATTAGTCGActgacaaaaaatgtatcatcaacaattttgataatcagtcgTTTGTCATTTATCCTATCCTCTGTTTCCTACTCCTCCAAATGTGAAAATTTTATGCttatctctgttttatatattgtaaattgtatatcgttgggttttggactttcagtcggacaaaataagacattttcagGACGTTGTATTGGGCTCTATGAGATTGTGATTGTGATGATATGATTTTTTGactgaatgattaattaattaattgtgaaaataaacagcagattaACCGATAAttcaaataatcattagctggaGCCCTACTTACCACCAATGGGTGTTATGTCCTGCTGTCCAATCATCTGCTCTACAGTGACAGGCCTCATGACCAGGTGTGAGCACTGCATGACCAGCCCACGCTCCTTATGCTCCCTGGCATGCAGCAGCAGGCTGCACTTATTGAAGAAGGCCAGCCTCTTAGCACAATGGTTGCAGGTCACCTCGATGCGGAGTGATCGGCGGTCGTAGTGTCGAGCCAGGCTGCGCTCCAGGGCAAAAGCATCTCCGCACTCCAGGCAGCGGTACCCTGTGGCTGGAAGAGGGAGACCCCACTCAGGTGGTGGAGGTGCTGATAGGTCGGGCTTGTAGCTCGGCAAAAGGTTCTTACTGTTCAGGATTTTGTTAAAAGCCTCTACCAGGCTCGACTGACTGCGGGAGATGACAGCGCCTGTACTGTTGACGATGGAGGCAGGTTTGTTTGGCTGGAGGGTGCCGCCTATGATGGTGCTGCTACCTCCGTTAGCGGTCTTATTAGTGGCTGTACGGACACTAATCCCACCAGCAGCAACTGAGAACTTGGGAGAGGAGGCCACGGCGGGAGTTACAGGCAGGGCAGCAGATTTAGTGATGCTAACGGCAGTGGCAGAAACCTTGGCCTTGTCAGATGCAGCCATTTTGTTTTGGACCTTCGTGGCGGCAGCTAGCATGACGCTGCTGGCTGCGAGTGTAGACACAGGCAGAGAATTGAGAGCACTTACTTTCTGGGATGTTGTTGTCATGTGACCAGGGGCAGCTTCAAGTTTTTGGGCCTTGTTTCCTAACACCTTACGTTCCCCAGTTTGAGCTTTAGGGTCCAAACCTTTCCCTGCAGCACCACCTTTAGGCGCTACCCTTGTGACAGTTCTAGTGATTCCACCTGTGGaggttttaattgtttttattctgactTTGAGGGGTCGGGATGGAGCTCCAGAAGCTGCAGGCGCAGAAATGCCTGCTTCTCCGTCAGTGGAAGGAGGTTTAGGCTTGCCATCATCtacctccatcttctcctcgCTTGTTCTCGCATTTTCTCCCTTGTCAGCTTTTCCATCAACGACCTTCTCTATCCCATTCCCCActtccatctcttcctcctcctctttgggCTCCCGCAGTTCAGGAGGAGGGGGAGTGGAGGCCAATGCAGGGCTGGAGCACCTCTTAGCTGCAACTTGAGCAGTTGATTTCGGCATCTCTGGTTCAGGACTCTCTGGTGAGTCTCTCTCCTCTATGACATGTTCTGGATGCCTGTCCTCCAGCTGGGGACTCTCTGTTGAGCCAGACTGGGGTGTTGAAGTCAGAGATGCCCCTGAAGGGGTGTCCCCAGGTTTAGGGTGAGATGCAGTAGAGGATGTGGGCTGAGTGGAGACAGAGTCAGACTTGTAACGTCGGCTCAGTTGAGTACAAGTCGGGGATTCTGGGTTCTCTTGGATCACCAGTGGACTCCCCAAATCAGGGTCAGAATCATCCTCCTCCATCTGCTGGTGCTGAAATCCAGCAGGGCCAACTTTTGGAGCTCCGTTAAAAGGCTGAGATGAGTGGAGCGGGTGTGATGAAAGGGCAGAAGGTGGAGTGGGAAGCAGAGGCTTGGAAGGCGGAAAGAAAGGCGAGGCTAATCCGACGGGCCCACCTGCAGCCAGAGGAGATGAGCCAGCTGAtagagaggaagatgaaggtAATGATGCTTTGACCCCATCTGCCCTCTCTTGGCCTGTatcttgctgctgctggtgctgctgctgtagaaGCTGCATCTTCCGGGCCCGGCCCACTGGATCTCCAGATCCCTGCGCCACAAGCGGTTTAAgtctgttgaaaatattcccGCCCTGCTTGTGAGACTTGGCTGCACCCGCACCTGCTGCTTCTGACACTTTAGGGGTGTTCATGGACCACGGCGCTCCGTTAGACTGGGCCTGGCTGAGGGGAAGGGGCGTGGAGACACCAGACGCTCCAAAACCGTTGTGGTTGAGAGCCTCAGATTCAGCCATTCCAGGGGCACACGCACCTAGTCTAGGACCTACATCTACCCCTGCGATCACATCGATAGGGTCCTGGTCTGTGTCTCCCTCCCCTCCATCTACGGTCTCAAGGCGTACTTTATTCTTCACAATCACACTAACAATTGAGGTGTCCGCCTGGGGGTCTGAGGGGCTCGGTGGTCTCAAGGATGACCCAACGCCCACCACACTATCCGACTTTCCCAGAGGTGCGCCCGCAGCTCCATGGGGTCCCTCTGCCTCATCTGGTGCAGACTGGATGGCCTCTTTGGCATCTATGTCAGGAATGTCAAATGCTGCCAACAGGTCATCAAAATCTGGGGTCTTCATGTCCCCCATACCGGGATTAACTCctgtaaaaacaaattcataGACATGGTAGAAGAAGGCAACAAAATACACTAGAATGAATCTGCCTGTTGTCCATCAACCTTAGCTCTGCCTTGCTAGCATAATACCTGCAAAAAACCTCAgcatacaaaatattaaaatcctCAATggtcattaaaatgtatattttcgaGGTAAATTCCGCGCATAAAATTTCTTGCACGCACCTTCTTTTGACACAAAGTGACAAGCTACAGCAGGTTAGCTTGTTATTAGGGAAGCTAGCTAAGCAACAAGGATCCTGCACTAGCATTTACATTAGCCAGCTAGCGCACTAGCAACGGCGTTTCTGCAACCAAACCCTCCTCTGGTAACAGGTTCAGTACTAATTTCCTATGAATGGGAACCCCTGCTTCAACAATTTCGTGCATGCTGCAGCAATGACTATTTGAGAAACAGTTCAACCGGGACAACGTTTCGTAGCAGCGACCTCGGTTATTATGAGCTAACGTTATTCCTTCCCGACTGAGTCTGGCTAGCTGGCCACTGAGCTCCAGCCAAGACAGAGAGGGGTCatttagctaactagctagcgtTCGCCATAAAAAAGCAACTGGAGCGGTTTGCTGAGGTGTGGTTTGACAGCGATAACTACCCGTTGCTCGTAGGGTCGACGATGTCACACAAGAGGATGGGTGAGATGGGGATTTTCGTttaatatttcatgtattttgatTGTTTACCTGGATATGCGATTCCCGACTATCCTAGCTCGTTTTCAGCTGAAAATGCTTTGCTTCCCGTCACATGACCCGAGACATCCTATCAGGCTGTGATAGCGCTGGAAAAATGCATGGAGGATGCTGCAAACGACACGTATATTTATTTCTACTGTGCATgacataaaacattaataaatgtcCTTTCCAGGCTATTTTTGAACACCATGCGAACCATGTGAAGTTGGGACAGAGGTCTCTGCATAAAACTGATGGTTTGCCATGATCACACCTTTTTGTCTTCCCAATGTACTCACAGCAGTCAACACTGAGTTTCTGAGggcaacaaaaacaccaaaaggcaacatatttacacatagcttttattgcaaaaaaacacaaacatgacagGAGTGTGGCTAACTGTTTAGTTTAAGAGCCTGTCATCACAAAGTCTTCTCTCTTCTGATCAATTATCAGTAATTATAGCATGTAGAGAAAATGTAGGGTAAAGAGCGCAAAGCAATTTGAGAGTAAGcacatattacatttttaagattATATCAATTTATGTCACTGGGCAGTCAGAATTTACACTAGTCATTCAGTACTGTaggtatttctttatttctgtcatatTGGTGCTTTTGAGTGTCTGACAGGAAACGAAAGAAGTATTAAATGTGAGAGTGCTGTCTCATGCTGGGCTGTCAGTCAGACGATGCTTCAGCAATCTTTTTGTATATTAAAGTAATCGGCATTAGTCTGCAATTGTTCGGGTGTTTTTCTAGTCGATGTTTGAAGTCTCTTTGTtcctcatttcttcttctcttcatcctTTTTGCCATCTggcttgtttcctgtctgtgagGCCAGGGAGCCCATGGCGTTGCGGATGGCCTCGTTGTTCGGGTCAACACCAGGCAGGTTCTCCAAGACGCTCTGAAGGAACTCTGGGTCTTGCATCACATCATAGTCGTCTTCCTCCTGTTCAATTACAATATAGGATACAATCGATTAGGTCTTCATTTAAGTGGTTTTAAGATCCAATAGGTCCATGATTTGGCCATGCCTCATGTGAaggtaaatgtatgtatgtatgtgtgtatgtatatgtatgatATCAGCACCAAATTTTCACGTGTGACATCCCAAACAATGCCTGCTTATGTTGTATGTGAAGTGCTGTTCAGTGGGAGGATCCACTGGGTCCAGATGTGTTTTTCCCCACTGtaacttttcatttcagttttcttctCATGGTATCCTCAATTTTCCACAATAAAGAAACATGGAACTCTCCTGCATAATTTAACAATACCATAGGCCTATGTTGTAgtcatcagttttaattatttcaactttgtttgtGAGAAATCATCAGAACCCATGAGCCACAGCAGCAATTGTTATGGAGGATAAAAGAGTAAGAGGTGCGAATAAGCGctaattcaaaatgttttgttgttgcaattgagaataaatgtatttttgggtTTCTACTATGCATAATCTTTACCTTTCACTTAGCCTTTACCTTCGTAGTGCATGCAACAGGATTTAAATCTCAGTGATACGATGTTAATTGGACTAATTAATTCGACACATTTTTATGTACacctttgactttttcttttaatcaaagaaccagatattttctaatgcAGTTGCccatttgtttgtattgttgatTCAACTAGTGGAATTTCATGTCCATTCAGGCCTAGGAAGAGCTGCCAGTGACCTAAAATTTGTCTATGCAAAAAAAGAACCAGACTTTTACATCCAGGACCCTGGATGCCAGAAATATCTCCTCCCCCTTTGCAACTCTATTGAGAAGACATGACGGCCAGCTGAGCCCCATTTCAcaattgttttacagtttaatttaaatcatATGATGACTCACCTTGGCTGATTCTGCAGTGTCCATGGGGGTTCCTGTGTCCATTTCTCCATACTCTGTTCACAGAACAAGTGAACTTATCATCTTAACAGGCATACTAGCAAATGTAAGAGTGGCCATAAGTAATAGCAAGAGCATATATTTGTATGATAATCAACTGGAACTTACCTCCTCCAGCAAGAGACATCTGCATGGCATAGGCtatctgctcctcctctgtcatgctgctgaaGTCAGGAAGCACTGCTGCACCGCTCTCAGGCTGAGATACTGACATCTTCAATAAGGCCTCCTCTGATTCTATgagaaaatcaatcaaaacatAGTTCTATCGAATCCTA encodes the following:
- the znf687b gene encoding zinc finger protein 687b isoform X1, encoding MGDMKTPDFDDLLAAFDIPDIDAKEAIQSAPDEAEGPHGAAGAPLGKSDSVVGVGSSLRPPSPSDPQADTSIVSVIVKNKVRLETVDGGEGDTDQDPIDVIAGVDVGPRLGACAPGMAESEALNHNGFGASGVSTPLPLSQAQSNGAPWSMNTPKVSEAAGAGAAKSHKQGGNIFNRLKPLVAQGSGDPVGRARKMQLLQQQHQQQQDTGQERADGVKASLPSSSSLSAGSSPLAAGGPVGLASPFFPPSKPLLPTPPSALSSHPLHSSQPFNGAPKVGPAGFQHQQMEEDDSDPDLGSPLVIQENPESPTCTQLSRRYKSDSVSTQPTSSTASHPKPGDTPSGASLTSTPQSGSTESPQLEDRHPEHVIEERDSPESPEPEMPKSTAQVAAKRCSSPALASTPPPPELREPKEEEEEMEVGNGIEKVVDGKADKGENARTSEEKMEVDDGKPKPPSTDGEAGISAPAASGAPSRPLKVRIKTIKTSTGGITRTVTRVAPKGGAAGKGLDPKAQTGERKVLGNKAQKLEAAPGHMTTTSQKVSALNSLPVSTLAASSVMLAAATKVQNKMAASDKAKVSATAVSITKSAALPVTPAVASSPKFSVAAGGISVRTATNKTANGGSSTIIGGTLQPNKPASIVNSTGAVISRSQSSLVEAFNKILNSKNLLPSYKPDLSAPPPPEWGLPLPATGYRCLECGDAFALERSLARHYDRRSLRIEVTCNHCAKRLAFFNKCSLLLHAREHKERGLVMQCSHLVMRPVTVEQMIGQQDITPIGGLLSSSSSSPPVSSPSTTPGGPAVSANSSPMKDASSPATAQPRPVRRAPQGPQALMPLPCKKAEGLQYNNFKCPECQTQFSGKAELVTHFQQIRAAPNSTCTQCSPPMMLPNSCAVSAHQRIHKHRAPHVCPECGGIARQASFQTHLEEACLHFARRIGYRCSSCQVVFGGLNSIKSHIQTAHCEVFHKCPSCPMAFKSSPSAQSHISTQHPTLTGGQAKMIYKCVMCDTVFTQKPLLYMHFDTHLAKQKVHVFKCPDCTKLYAQKGSMMEHIKTAHRGPSAKQTEPQSDASNPASAPANASGPSGVKSKSSGKPDNSDGEDWGREQEEEEEEEEDDDDDDADEDYEAPGTHPTSTGGSSQPPAQTEWTCPQCQATFTDNEDYLSHVKMEHGKFPCRICGGTFSTSSSLRRHERVIHEGNKRVFHCQYCTEGKRTFGSRFLLDKHIRLHHRTTDGQGPPMTRKRAATGGEGPGSSSEQDGESGPPGGRAGDEEENTTEDGEEGAGPAKRTRASIASSSLAPNELEEEDNIFRCVPCGFSTEDGAEFQRHIPQHRADTASFQCLQCGVCFASAGSLSRHRFITHRVRDTQSDADRSTPRAHGSPDGSPASSPQAQGEDGEGNLSCKVCGRRFDKASDLNTHFRTHGMAFLTAHKTDKPQ
- the znf687b gene encoding zinc finger protein 687b isoform X2, coding for MGDMKTPDFDDLLAAFDIPDIDAKEAIQSAPDEAEGPHGAAGAPLGKSDSVVGVGSSLRPPSPSDPQADTSIVSVIVKNKVRLETVDGGEGDTDQDPIDVIAGVDVGPRLGACAPGMAESEALNHNGFGASGVSTPLPLSQAQSNGAPWSMNTPKVSEAAGAGAAKSHKQGGNIFNRLKPLVAQGSGDPVGRARKMQLLQQQHQQQQDTGQERADGVKASLPSSSSLSAGSSPLAAGGPVGLASPFFPPSKPLLPTPPSALSSHPLHSSQPFNGAPKVGPAGFQHQQMEEDDSDPDLGSPLVIQENPESPTCTQLSRRYKSDSVSTQPTSSTASHPKPGDTPSGASLTSTPQSGSTESPQLEDRHPEHVIEERDSPESPEPEMPKSTAQVAAKRCSSPALASTPPPPELREPKEEEEEMEVGNGIEKVVDGKADKGENARTSEEKMEVDDGKPKPPSTDGEAGISAPAASGAPSRPLKVRIKTIKTSTGGITRTVTRVAPKGGAAGKGLDPKAQTGERKVLGNKAQKLEAAPGHMTTTSQKVSALNSLPVSTLAASSVMLAAATKVQNKMAASDKAKVSATAVSITKSAALPVTPAVASSPKFSVAAGGISVRTATNKTANGGSSTIIGGTLQPNKPASIVNSTGAVISRSQSSLVEAFNKILNSKNLLPSYKPDLSAPPPPEWGLPLPATGYRCLECGDAFALERSLARHYDRRSLRIEVTCNHCAKRLAFFNKCSLLLHAREHKERGLVMQCSHLVMRPVTVEQMIGQQDITPIGVSSPSTTPGGPAVSANSSPMKDASSPATAQPRPVRRAPQGPQALMPLPCKKAEGLQYNNFKCPECQTQFSGKAELVTHFQQIRAAPNSTCTQCSPPMMLPNSCAVSAHQRIHKHRAPHVCPECGGIARQASFQTHLEEACLHFARRIGYRCSSCQVVFGGLNSIKSHIQTAHCEVFHKCPSCPMAFKSSPSAQSHISTQHPTLTGGQAKMIYKCVMCDTVFTQKPLLYMHFDTHLAKQKVHVFKCPDCTKLYAQKGSMMEHIKTAHRGPSAKQTEPQSDASNPASAPANASGPSGVKSKSSGKPDNSDGEDWGREQEEEEEEEEDDDDDDADEDYEAPGTHPTSTGGSSQPPAQTEWTCPQCQATFTDNEDYLSHVKMEHGKFPCRICGGTFSTSSSLRRHERVIHEGNKRVFHCQYCTEGKRTFGSRFLLDKHIRLHHRTTDGQGPPMTRKRAATGGEGPGSSSEQDGESGPPGGRAGDEEENTTEDGEEGAGPAKRTRASIASSSLAPNELEEEDNIFRCVPCGFSTEDGAEFQRHIPQHRADTASFQCLQCGVCFASAGSLSRHRFITHRVRDTQSDADRSTPRAHGSPDGSPASSPQAQGEDGEGNLSCKVCGRRFDKASDLNTHFRTHGMAFLTAHKTDKPQ